The following nucleotide sequence is from Halococcus salsus.
ATCGCCACGGTCTGGAACCACTTCTCGATGAAATTCCGTTCGCTGTAGTTGAGTCCGGCGCGGAGATCAAGGCGAGCCAAAGCCGTGAGATACCCACCTGCGTCGGTGAGAAACTCGGTATCTGAGACTTCATGCTTCTCGGTGAGACGAGAGAGGAACGCCGCCGCGGGGTCTGTCCCGCGGCGGCTGAACACGTCGACCTCCAAGAGCAGCTTGGAATCCGTGTCGATGGCGGCGTAGAGCCACTTCTTCTCGCCATCTACCTCGATTTGTTTCTCGTCGACGGCGACCCGCGACGGCTTCGCCGTCGGCGGGTCTGCCTGGGCCTCTGAGAGTGCGTGCGTCCAGTTCCAGACCGCTCCGTGTGAGCGATCAACGCCGAGCCAGTCGAATACCGCGACGATCTCCCGCAGCGACAGCCCCATCGAATGGAGACGCACCCCGAACACCCTGACGGGTGTCGGGGTGCGCTCATTCTCCCAAACCTCATCACAATCCACGTTCAACGTCTCTCTGAGCAGGTCGCCGAGTTTCATGGTCAGTGCTCGCTACGACCTGCTCACTTCTCAAGCTACCTCAACTAGACACTGCCGATTCAACCGTCATCTTCCGTCCATCAATCAAATTTTGGTTACTTGTCACTGTGAGCTCGTCACCCGGTCGTAAGCGGTAGAGAAGGCTTTCGATCTGCTCTGCATCACGGTCGATTTCTTCGATAGGCTTCATGATCAACGGTAACAAACTACATTATACTCATCTGTTGGTGCGCTGGCTGACTGCCACTGTATCCCGCAGTTGCGGAGATGCGCCCGGAACGTAGCTGGACTCTGTAGCATCGGCTCTATGATTATCTGGGTGAAATATGTCAGTCTCAAGAGAGAACTCCGACACCGTCACCCTGTCAATAGACACATGGTTGCTGACACCCTGTCAGCGACCCCGTGTAGTTCATTAGAAAGAGAGGATGTCAGTAAGAACCAAGAGAAGCTATTACCGAGCGAGCATGTAAGTTTGCAAGCTCGATATCAGCGTACTCTGGATTGGAGAGCAAAGGACGAGTAAAATTCGAGGGGCTCAGTGAGTTTCCTCGGTGGTTTTGTAGTGATCTAAGAGAATCAGGTCCCAGGGAATCCCCGCACGCTTGGCCATATCCGCGAGCAACCACGGTGCTACCACTCTTCGAAATGCTATCATTCTGTCTCAATAACCGGATTTTCGTGCTGGCACTGCAAGCGTTATTGACCCGACCAGGGTAGAAGCGAGCAACTGGGGTTGTTGGATACGCTGATCTCTCTACGACAGGAAATAGGCACACT
It contains:
- a CDS encoding IS6 family transposase — encoded protein: MKLGDLLRETLNVDCDEVWENERTPTPVRVFGVRLHSMGLSLREIVAVFDWLGVDRSHGAVWNWTHALSEAQADPPTAKPSRVAVDEKQIEVDGEKKWLYAAIDTDSKLLLEVDVFSRRGTDPAAAFLSRLTEKHEVSDTEFLTDAGGYLTALARLDLRAGLNYSERNFIEKWFQTVAMRIDRFHSFWRGSPASARRWLRRFRHHYNHDRPNQALDGQTPAEEALN